A part of Dehalogenimonas sp. W genomic DNA contains:
- a CDS encoding DUF485 domain-containing protein has product MNHGPSTDWKVEKSGSYKSKLGLIMFAIFTPIYMGFVLMSVISPSFMATDVGDLNISIVYGFFIIILAIVLAVVYNKLCSNKEKHDDPVTHEREDKV; this is encoded by the coding sequence ATGAACCACGGACCTTCAACGGATTGGAAGGTGGAAAAATCCGGGTCGTACAAGTCCAAACTGGGGCTGATTATGTTTGCCATTTTCACCCCCATCTACATGGGCTTTGTACTGATGAGCGTCATCAGCCCGTCGTTCATGGCCACCGATGTCGGTGACCTGAACATTTCCATCGTCTATGGCTTCTTCATCATCATCCTGGCAATTGTCCTGGCCGTCGTCTACAACAAGCTTTGTTCCAATAAGGAAAAACATGACGACCCGGTGACTCACGAACGGGAGGATAAGGTTTAA
- a CDS encoding IS110 family transposase: MESFVGIDISKATIDVAVHENKEHWTFTNDENGIKKLANLMRKVSPSLIVMESTGSYEVAATYELSARGFSVAVVNPRHIRDFARSTGLLAKTDGLDARVIARFAATIKPSPRILPDEDTQKLAAIMARRRQVVAMLTAEKNRLGQANHTVKERIKQHISWLEQELDDINKESGSMIESNTEWKEKSDIMQSVPGVGPNLSLTLLSDMPELGNLNRKEIAALCGLAPFNRDSGQRRGQRSIWGGRSSVRAAIYMAAFSAVRWNPLLREFYQRLVDSGKRRKVALVACMRKLLCILNAMLKNRTVWNAQIMHPLVACH, translated from the coding sequence ATGGAAAGTTTTGTCGGCATCGATATCTCCAAAGCCACCATTGATGTAGCGGTACACGAAAACAAGGAGCACTGGACCTTTACTAACGACGAAAATGGTATCAAGAAGCTGGCCAATCTGATGCGTAAAGTATCCCCCAGCCTGATCGTCATGGAGTCCACCGGCAGTTACGAAGTCGCAGCGACTTATGAATTGAGCGCCCGCGGTTTCTCTGTGGCGGTGGTCAATCCCCGCCATATCAGAGACTTTGCCCGCTCTACCGGTCTTCTGGCCAAGACGGACGGCCTGGATGCCAGAGTCATTGCTCGTTTTGCCGCCACCATTAAGCCGTCACCCCGGATTTTGCCGGATGAAGACACTCAGAAGCTGGCGGCGATCATGGCCCGGCGCAGGCAGGTAGTAGCTATGCTGACGGCGGAAAAGAACCGCCTGGGTCAAGCAAACCATACCGTAAAAGAACGGATTAAACAGCATATTAGCTGGCTGGAGCAGGAACTGGATGATATCAACAAAGAGTCGGGGAGCATGATAGAAAGCAACACTGAGTGGAAAGAGAAAAGCGATATCATGCAAAGCGTACCTGGAGTAGGTCCTAACCTGTCTCTGACTTTGCTTTCTGACATGCCTGAACTCGGCAACCTGAACCGTAAAGAGATTGCGGCATTATGTGGTTTGGCGCCATTCAATCGTGACAGCGGTCAAAGGCGAGGCCAACGGTCTATCTGGGGAGGCCGAAGCAGCGTACGCGCTGCTATTTACATGGCTGCTTTTTCAGCTGTTCGCTGGAACCCTTTGCTGAGAGAATTCTATCAACGCCTGGTGGACTCGGGCAAACGGCGCAAGGTAGCCCTGGTGGCCTGTATGCGTAAATTGCTTTGTATATTGAACGCTATGCTGAAAAACAGGACTGTCTGGAACGCCCAAATCATGCATCCGTTGGTTGCTTGTCATTAG
- a CDS encoding universal stress protein has product MYKKILVPLDGSKTAEGVLPHVKALAYSEAAEIALLNIAANPAQEFAFEDPAIAAVTVAEQSQKAVTYMDKITKEMKAAGFKVSAHLREGSPANTIIKMAEELNVDIIAMSTHGRSWPANWLIGSVAERVVRHSRIPVMMIRVGKE; this is encoded by the coding sequence ATGTACAAGAAGATACTGGTACCCCTTGATGGTTCTAAGACTGCCGAAGGAGTACTGCCCCACGTCAAGGCGCTGGCTTATTCCGAAGCCGCCGAGATTGCCCTGCTGAATATTGCGGCCAATCCGGCCCAGGAGTTCGCTTTTGAAGATCCAGCTATTGCCGCGGTAACCGTGGCGGAGCAGAGCCAGAAGGCCGTTACCTATATGGATAAGATTACCAAAGAGATGAAGGCCGCCGGTTTCAAGGTGTCTGCCCACCTGCGCGAAGGCTCCCCGGCCAACACCATCATCAAGATGGCGGAAGAGTTAAATGTGGACATCATTGCCATGTCCACTCACGGCCGTAGCTGGCCGGCTAACTGGCTCATCGGCAGTGTGGCGGAGCGGGTGGTGCGGCATTCCCGGATTCCGGTGATGATGATACGGGTGGGGAAAGAGTAA
- a CDS encoding reductive dehalogenase, with protein sequence MGKFHHTVSRRDFMKGLGLSAAGLGAATVANPGFHDLDEVTASAGGELKRAWWVKENDFGNPATLEIDWSLVKRPDRSKISTFPYRNSTHPTAVYNKEHFAELQKSVIQHAAPDWEADSIQDLAMSGATLALRFYNYYTPAGKTMFMGYQNSPTPADRNMARWEGSPEENIRLLRHASRFFGASSLSVTLLDEDTKKLIFEKESNGKAYVFRDVADVEETATEYIIPNRFKYMITWTHLQATELTLREPSTLGQSASNMAYSRLPFISVQMQEFIRGLGYHGINAWSGEMASSNPFGVLSGAGEHGRFGFAVITPELGSMVRGMCRMLTDLPLEPTKPIDAGISRFCLTCATCAKFCAFGALSLEDPSWESLKEADTGVPYSPDGFKGWRLNTVKCANCTACQAFCPFNSSGRSSFIHEFVAGTSSITPIFNGFFANMEEAMHYGNKDPRTWWENEEYLYGINPKFI encoded by the coding sequence ATGGGTAAATTCCATCACACGGTAAGCCGCCGTGATTTCATGAAAGGGCTCGGTCTGTCGGCCGCCGGACTCGGCGCCGCCACAGTCGCTAATCCCGGCTTCCATGACCTGGACGAAGTCACGGCCTCCGCCGGCGGCGAACTTAAGCGCGCCTGGTGGGTCAAGGAAAATGATTTTGGCAATCCGGCCACCTTGGAAATCGACTGGAGTCTGGTTAAAAGACCGGACCGCTCCAAGATCTCCACTTTCCCTTATCGCAACAGCACTCATCCCACTGCCGTTTACAACAAGGAACATTTTGCTGAGTTACAGAAATCAGTCATTCAGCACGCCGCCCCGGATTGGGAAGCTGACAGTATTCAGGACTTGGCCATGAGCGGCGCCACTCTGGCGCTCCGCTTCTACAACTACTACACCCCCGCCGGCAAAACCATGTTCATGGGCTATCAAAACTCCCCGACCCCGGCTGACCGCAACATGGCGCGCTGGGAAGGCAGCCCTGAAGAGAATATCCGCCTGCTCCGTCACGCTTCCCGCTTCTTCGGTGCTTCCAGCCTGAGCGTTACTTTACTTGATGAAGACACCAAGAAACTGATCTTTGAAAAAGAATCCAATGGTAAGGCTTATGTCTTCCGTGATGTCGCCGATGTTGAAGAAACGGCGACGGAATACATCATTCCCAACCGATTCAAATACATGATTACCTGGACCCACCTCCAGGCCACCGAGTTGACCCTGCGCGAGCCTTCCACCCTTGGTCAAAGCGCCAGCAATATGGCCTACAGCCGCTTACCTTTCATCTCCGTTCAGATGCAGGAATTCATTCGCGGCCTGGGTTACCACGGCATCAACGCCTGGAGCGGCGAGATGGCGTCATCCAATCCCTTCGGTGTGCTGTCCGGCGCCGGTGAACACGGCCGCTTTGGTTTTGCGGTCATCACCCCGGAACTGGGTTCTATGGTACGCGGTATGTGCCGCATGCTGACCGACCTGCCCCTGGAGCCCACCAAGCCGATTGACGCCGGTATATCCCGGTTCTGTCTGACCTGTGCCACCTGCGCCAAATTCTGTGCCTTCGGCGCGCTGTCGCTGGAAGATCCTTCCTGGGAATCCCTGAAGGAAGCCGATACCGGCGTGCCTTACAGCCCGGACGGGTTCAAGGGCTGGCGTCTTAACACCGTTAAATGCGCTAACTGTACCGCCTGTCAGGCCTTCTGCCCGTTCAACTCGTCGGGCCGCTCCAGCTTCATTCACGAGTTCGTAGCCGGTACTTCTTCCATCACCCCGATCTTCAACGGCTTCTTTGCCAACATGGAAGAAGCCATGCACTACGGCAACAAAGATCCGCGGACCTGGTGGGAGAATGAAGAGTACCTGTACGGCATCAATCCCAAATTCATCTAA
- a CDS encoding dehalogenase, translating into MELTPLWIVITAVIVLGLVQLFGWIKKNDAKPAWWVWGLGAIGLLLVLMAIQHYVGTMAEMYPTAAVMGAALFIVPGVILLGLFGWRLSASKS; encoded by the coding sequence ATGGAACTAACACCTCTGTGGATAGTAATTACCGCCGTAATCGTTCTCGGCCTGGTTCAGCTTTTCGGCTGGATCAAAAAGAATGATGCCAAACCGGCCTGGTGGGTCTGGGGACTGGGCGCCATCGGTCTGCTGCTGGTACTGATGGCCATCCAGCACTATGTCGGTACTATGGCTGAAATGTACCCCACCGCCGCCGTAATGGGTGCCGCCCTCTTCATCGTTCCCGGAGTCATCCTCCTGGGTCTCTTTGGCTGGCGTCTCTCGGCCTCAAAGTCGTAA
- a CDS encoding universal stress protein yields MYERILVPLDGSKLAETVLTNVEDIMVKMAPETESEVTLLEVVSGLTYNALTRDRRAQVPLEEHELEEVKAEAMAYLNQTAAPLKAKGIKVTTMVAVGDVAEEIVKAAHEVKANIIAMSTHGFSGIKRWALGSIADRVVKISDIPTMVIRAKGG; encoded by the coding sequence ATGTACGAACGAATCTTAGTCCCCCTGGATGGCTCCAAGCTGGCGGAAACCGTGTTGACCAACGTGGAAGACATTATGGTCAAGATGGCCCCGGAAACGGAATCCGAAGTCACGCTGCTGGAAGTGGTCTCCGGACTGACTTACAACGCGCTGACCCGGGACCGCCGCGCCCAGGTGCCGCTGGAAGAACATGAACTGGAAGAGGTTAAGGCTGAGGCGATGGCTTACCTGAACCAAACAGCCGCCCCGCTGAAAGCCAAGGGTATCAAGGTTACTACCATGGTGGCGGTCGGCGATGTGGCCGAGGAGATCGTTAAGGCGGCGCATGAGGTTAAGGCTAATATCATTGCTATGTCCACTCACGGCTTCTCCGGCATCAAGCGCTGGGCGCTGGGGAGTATCGCCGACCGGGTGGTCAAAATCAGCGATATTCCGACGATGGTGATCCGGGCGAAGGGGGGTTAG
- a CDS encoding cation acetate symporter, whose product MNYSAEPLAVIIFIMFVLAVLGISYWFAQRAKSASGYFAAGGNIHWSVNGIAFAGDYLSAASFLGIAGMIALYGFDGFLYSIGFLAGWMVALFVVAEPLKRMGKYTFASAIDAKFKSRGVVFAAAVSTLVVSLFYLIPQMVGAGALITPLLGLPFEAGVLIVGSIVILIVATAGMASTTWVQFIKGGLLVLFSLILTVLLLVNGFSTAPGDPDSPLNNLQTLELTNTTPGSLAVADNSFTLLEEFTVNNRTFVKAEHNGLVNYWKLEAADGVLTQAQSIVTSPTGTDMYNGAPKEEGLFFPVGHLSEIEGQVNAETGPVNLFSFFGVIKDSEVIRWGSQKIQDGEATATVYYQVPTQGADILVPGQKFKIDPAKGASTADRVNFVSLMLSLFLGTAALPHILIRYYTVPSPAFARKSTIVAVGAIGLFYLLTFFLGLGAMTSGVIDLTNENMSAPLLARAFGIGIFAIISAIAFATILGTVSGLIVAASGAVAIDLAHKTLKVKMSDNAMVLVGRATAIFVGILAMGLGLAFQHMNVSFLVGWAFTIAASANLPAIIMILFWNRVTAQGVIASIIVGLVGSLTMILLSPDVFTQVYKLPAADAPMPISQPAIISVPLAFLTLVVVSLLTKKKDMLESKV is encoded by the coding sequence ATGAATTACTCCGCCGAACCTTTGGCAGTCATTATCTTTATCATGTTTGTCCTAGCGGTGCTGGGTATCTCCTATTGGTTTGCCCAGCGCGCCAAATCAGCCTCCGGCTACTTTGCCGCCGGCGGCAATATCCACTGGTCGGTCAACGGCATTGCCTTTGCGGGCGATTATCTCTCCGCCGCCTCCTTCCTCGGCATCGCCGGCATGATTGCCCTGTACGGTTTTGACGGCTTCCTCTATTCCATCGGCTTTTTGGCCGGTTGGATGGTGGCCCTCTTTGTGGTGGCCGAGCCGCTCAAGCGCATGGGTAAGTACACCTTTGCCTCGGCCATTGATGCCAAATTCAAGTCCCGCGGTGTGGTTTTCGCCGCCGCGGTGTCCACCCTGGTGGTGTCCCTGTTCTACCTGATTCCTCAGATGGTGGGCGCCGGGGCGCTGATTACGCCGCTTTTGGGCCTGCCTTTTGAGGCCGGTGTGCTGATTGTCGGCAGTATCGTTATTCTCATCGTCGCCACCGCCGGCATGGCTTCCACCACCTGGGTGCAGTTCATCAAGGGCGGACTGCTGGTGCTGTTTTCCCTGATCCTGACGGTGCTGCTGCTGGTCAACGGTTTCTCCACCGCCCCCGGCGACCCGGACAGCCCGCTGAACAACCTGCAGACGCTGGAACTGACCAATACCACGCCGGGCAGTCTGGCCGTGGCCGACAACTCCTTTACCCTGCTGGAAGAATTCACCGTCAACAACCGCACCTTTGTTAAGGCGGAACACAACGGCCTGGTTAACTACTGGAAACTGGAAGCCGCCGACGGCGTGCTGACCCAGGCGCAGTCTATTGTGACCTCCCCGACGGGGACCGACATGTACAACGGCGCGCCCAAGGAGGAAGGCCTGTTCTTCCCGGTGGGTCACCTGAGTGAGATTGAAGGTCAGGTTAATGCCGAGACCGGGCCGGTGAACCTTTTCTCCTTCTTCGGTGTCATTAAGGACAGCGAAGTCATCCGCTGGGGCAGCCAAAAGATTCAGGACGGCGAGGCGACCGCCACCGTCTATTACCAGGTACCCACTCAGGGCGCCGATATTTTGGTACCGGGACAGAAATTCAAGATTGACCCGGCCAAGGGCGCCAGCACCGCCGACCGGGTGAACTTTGTGTCGCTGATGCTGTCGCTGTTCCTGGGCACCGCGGCGCTGCCGCATATCCTCATCCGGTATTACACCGTGCCCAGCCCGGCCTTTGCCCGTAAATCCACCATTGTGGCGGTGGGGGCTATCGGCCTGTTTTACCTGCTGACCTTCTTCCTGGGCCTGGGGGCGATGACCAGCGGGGTCATTGACCTCACCAACGAAAATATGTCGGCGCCGTTGCTGGCGCGAGCTTTCGGTATCGGCATCTTTGCCATTATCTCCGCCATCGCCTTTGCAACGATTCTGGGCACGGTCAGCGGCCTGATCGTGGCGGCCTCCGGTGCGGTGGCCATTGACCTGGCCCACAAGACGCTTAAAGTCAAGATGTCGGATAACGCTATGGTACTGGTCGGGCGGGCCACCGCCATCTTTGTCGGTATACTGGCCATGGGACTGGGGCTGGCCTTCCAGCATATGAATGTATCGTTCCTGGTGGGCTGGGCCTTTACCATTGCGGCCTCAGCCAACCTGCCGGCGATTATCATGATTCTGTTCTGGAACCGGGTAACCGCTCAGGGCGTGATTGCCTCCATCATTGTCGGTCTGGTCGGCTCACTGACGATGATTCTGCTGTCGCCGGACGTGTTCACCCAGGTCTATAAACTGCCGGCCGCCGATGCGCCGATGCCCATCAGCCAGCCGGCCATCATCTCCGTACCGCTGGCCTTCCTGACACTGGTGGTGGTGTCTCTGTTGACAAAGAAAAAAGACATGCTAGAATCCAAGGTATAA